From one Magnetofaba australis IT-1 genomic stretch:
- a CDS encoding formyltransferase family protein: protein MRILFITSTDRVYAPRFFAEFLRLNAGADTVLVATTPLAAGVGFVWRRLVSFPRYFAPLLLLQAWRAAVPPAGGGLDAVCRRHGAERRHLPRVDDAALPALIEQFAPDCLISMGCPRILPAAVVRDPRYAAWNFHGGRIPRYRGAMTPMWALAEGTTPVLTWHRMVARVDAGGIIAQRPLPLAPGESFHHYSSRLLGEAAALLADALRAPPPPTEPELAESRYYDWPTAQQGRALRQRGAPLWIGKRS from the coding sequence GTGCGCATTCTGTTTATCACCTCCACCGATCGCGTCTACGCGCCGCGCTTTTTCGCCGAATTCCTGCGCCTGAACGCGGGCGCGGACACGGTGCTGGTGGCGACTACCCCGCTGGCGGCGGGGGTGGGCTTTGTGTGGCGGCGATTGGTCTCTTTTCCGCGCTATTTTGCGCCGCTGCTGCTGCTGCAGGCGTGGCGCGCGGCGGTTCCGCCCGCGGGCGGCGGATTGGACGCCGTGTGTCGTCGCCACGGCGCAGAGCGTCGCCATCTGCCGCGGGTGGATGACGCCGCGCTACCCGCGCTGATCGAGCAATTTGCGCCGGACTGCTTGATTTCAATGGGATGTCCGCGCATTCTGCCTGCGGCGGTGGTGCGCGATCCGCGCTATGCGGCGTGGAATTTCCATGGCGGTCGGATTCCGCGTTATCGCGGGGCGATGACCCCGATGTGGGCGCTGGCGGAGGGGACGACGCCGGTGCTGACCTGGCATCGCATGGTCGCCCGGGTGGACGCGGGCGGGATCATCGCGCAACGCCCCCTGCCCCTGGCGCCGGGCGAGTCGTTTCATCACTACAGCAGCCGCTTGCTGGGCGAGGCGGCGGCGTTGCTGGCGGATGCGCTGCGCGCGCCGCCGCCGCCCACAGAACCGGAATTGGCCGAAAGCCGTTATTATGATTGGCCCACCGCGCAACAGGGCAGGGCGTTGCGGCAACGAGGAGCGCCGTTGTGGATCGGCAAGCGATCTTAA
- a CDS encoding polysaccharide deacetylase family protein codes for MDRQAILSMDVDCLHGHAQGWGRRRRLLQRDEAHIGLSYTRWLPRFLDLLEAQRAPCTFFLVADFARHPICRPTLRRLLDAGHEVACHSLTHPLELRHLSRARQWRELHDSRKLLQDLTGQPVYGFRGPGYAMDAALAEMLLQAGYRYDSSVMPGRLFPAYKWAAHLADRALGVAPTAFPAGVRRAAGGVFTLARNAAEETLTELPLNVTPRLGAPWVSFIIRQPARMTRTLHAIAARERTLIYQFHDFELMEHADPTEARLTRATQRDRKHPLSARLALFAQVIAALRAQATLATAATVAHCWSPTPAAAPLRPPAPLCHQETAS; via the coding sequence GTGGATCGGCAAGCGATCTTAAGCATGGATGTGGATTGCCTGCACGGCCACGCGCAGGGGTGGGGACGGCGGCGGCGGTTGCTGCAGCGGGATGAGGCGCACATCGGCCTGAGCTACACCCGTTGGCTGCCGCGTTTTCTGGACCTGCTAGAGGCCCAACGCGCACCCTGCACCTTCTTTCTGGTGGCCGATTTCGCCCGCCATCCGATCTGCCGACCGACCCTGCGGCGTCTGCTGGACGCCGGACACGAGGTCGCCTGCCATTCGCTGACCCACCCCCTGGAGCTGCGCCATCTGTCGCGCGCGCGGCAATGGCGCGAACTGCACGATAGCCGCAAACTGTTGCAGGACCTGACCGGCCAACCGGTGTATGGCTTTCGCGGACCAGGCTACGCCATGGACGCGGCGCTGGCGGAGATGTTGCTGCAAGCCGGTTATCGCTATGACTCCAGCGTCATGCCCGGACGTCTGTTCCCGGCCTACAAATGGGCCGCGCATCTGGCCGACCGCGCCCTGGGCGTCGCCCCCACCGCCTTTCCCGCCGGGGTGCGGCGCGCCGCCGGCGGCGTCTTCACCCTGGCGCGCAACGCCGCCGAGGAGACCCTCACCGAGCTGCCGCTGAACGTCACCCCGCGTCTGGGCGCGCCGTGGGTCTCCTTCATCATCCGCCAACCGGCGCGCATGACGCGCACGCTCCACGCCATCGCCGCGCGCGAGCGGACGCTGATCTATCAGTTCCATGATTTTGAGTTGATGGAGCACGCCGACCCCACCGAGGCGCGCCTGACCCGCGCCACCCAGCGCGACCGCAAACATCCGCTGTCTGCGCGGCTGGCGCTGTTTGCGCAGGTCATCGCCGCGCTGCGCGCGCAGGCCACCCTCGCCACCGCCGCGACGGTGGCGCACTGCTGGTCGCCCACGCCCGCCGCCGCGCCCCTGCGCCCGCCCGCCCCTTTGTGTCATCAGGAAACCGCTTCATGA
- a CDS encoding B12-binding domain-containing radical SAM protein, translating to MNILFAHPPSQAYRTSIYMPLAMGQLIAFAEQAGHTVVCADLHNHGMAPEAIQGFLKKEHFDVCLMSGFASQVKGMRETIASIRQTRRELPVVLGGLGVSYLPETALNYTGADAIATGEGEPMLLPLLDAIAERAAFNEVPSLTFRQRDGALIQTPLAPVIEDLDALPLMAYHHFDMDLMVENDFFTDDKRSMVSWSLRGCAYSCDFCTNSVEKNPGFLNAWPGGRVETKMPGRVRARSGWRVAEEWTLLKERYGIENIFLADLEFMASRKHVEDVCRAVAPLDMSWWVMARPEVATEEKLTWMKRSGCHYVNYGIESISPEICRNIHRSSDLPRITAGIRAARTVGMTAQVNFIVGLPGETVESVRDSVEFCRDNDLIYLPTILQPFPGTMIFERYRQRINLDTLYDDIADRWDMSWRIAYNFSNMSDRQLLWVRKRAMSLNVIHIWVTKQRALAWLLSWSVTLGLILFEGALRRYRVGVRHLVRLVLGRANRAAQTRSAPPDAAS from the coding sequence ATGAACATTCTGTTCGCGCACCCGCCGTCGCAAGCCTATCGCACCTCCATCTACATGCCGTTGGCCATGGGACAGCTGATCGCCTTTGCCGAACAGGCCGGACACACGGTGGTCTGCGCCGACCTGCACAACCACGGCATGGCCCCGGAGGCGATCCAGGGTTTCCTCAAAAAGGAGCATTTCGACGTCTGCCTGATGTCCGGTTTCGCCTCCCAGGTCAAAGGCATGCGCGAAACCATCGCGAGCATTCGCCAAACCCGCCGCGAACTGCCGGTGGTGCTGGGCGGCCTGGGGGTCTCCTACCTGCCGGAAACGGCGCTGAATTACACCGGCGCCGACGCCATCGCCACCGGCGAGGGCGAACCGATGCTGCTGCCGCTGCTGGACGCCATCGCCGAGCGCGCCGCCTTCAATGAAGTCCCCTCGCTGACCTTCCGTCAACGCGACGGCGCGTTGATCCAAACTCCGCTGGCCCCGGTGATTGAAGATCTGGACGCCTTGCCGCTGATGGCCTACCACCACTTCGACATGGATCTGATGGTGGAGAACGACTTCTTCACCGACGACAAGCGCAGCATGGTGAGCTGGAGTTTGCGCGGCTGCGCCTACAGTTGTGATTTTTGCACCAACTCGGTGGAGAAGAACCCCGGTTTCCTCAACGCCTGGCCCGGCGGACGTGTGGAAACCAAAATGCCGGGGCGGGTGCGCGCTCGCTCCGGCTGGCGGGTGGCCGAGGAGTGGACGCTGCTCAAGGAGCGCTATGGCATTGAGAACATCTTCCTGGCGGATCTGGAGTTCATGGCCTCGCGCAAGCATGTGGAGGATGTGTGCCGCGCGGTGGCGCCGCTGGATATGTCCTGGTGGGTGATGGCGCGCCCGGAGGTGGCCACGGAGGAGAAATTGACCTGGATGAAGCGCTCCGGCTGCCACTACGTCAATTACGGCATCGAGAGCATCTCCCCGGAGATCTGCCGCAACATCCATCGCAGCTCCGATCTTCCACGCATCACCGCGGGCATCCGCGCGGCGCGCACGGTGGGGATGACCGCGCAGGTCAACTTCATTGTCGGTCTGCCCGGCGAAACGGTGGAGTCGGTGCGCGATTCGGTGGAATTTTGCCGCGATAACGATCTGATCTACCTGCCGACCATTCTGCAGCCGTTTCCAGGCACCATGATCTTTGAACGCTATCGGCAGCGCATTAATCTGGACACGCTCTACGATGACATCGCCGACCGCTGGGACATGTCCTGGCGCATCGCCTATAACTTCTCCAACATGAGCGACCGCCAGCTGCTGTGGGTGCGCAAACGCGCCATGTCGCTGAATGTCATTCACATCTGGGTGACCAAACAGCGCGCGCTGGCCTGGCTGCTGTCGTGGAGCGTCACCCTCGGGCTGATCCTGTTTGAGGGCGCGTTGCGTCGCTATCGGGTGGGGGTGCGCCATCTGGTGCGCCTGGTGCTGGGCAGAGCCAACCGCGCCGCGCAAACGCGGTCCGCGCCGCCCGACGCCGCGTCCTG